In Streptomyces sp. NBC_01717, one DNA window encodes the following:
- a CDS encoding maleylpyruvate isomerase family mycothiol-dependent enzyme, translating to MTTTLTFPVLLRLIDERSTAFRAAVASAPSLDVQVPTCPEWTLFDLAQHIGEGRRAWAATVAAGPAPAKSAAEGAPAAPREREALLAWLAESTEQLLDALRKAGPDRGCWTWWGASQSPQTCGAVARHQLQQIAVHTYDAQVTVGAPEPLPDEVALDGVEEFLSTCVATTSAWPHKPTAFDFHATESHSWRLTVDGDGARSTRISAPGTTPVAAADEGPNAAGVSVRGTASELVLFVYDRIPADSLQIEGDAGLFDLLRAWDPEE from the coding sequence GTGACAACGACACTTACGTTCCCCGTTCTGTTGCGACTGATCGACGAACGGTCGACTGCCTTCCGCGCCGCGGTCGCCTCCGCGCCCAGCCTCGACGTACAGGTGCCGACCTGCCCCGAGTGGACGCTGTTCGATCTGGCGCAGCACATCGGCGAGGGGCGCCGCGCCTGGGCCGCCACCGTCGCCGCAGGGCCTGCTCCGGCCAAGTCCGCAGCGGAGGGCGCCCCGGCTGCGCCTCGGGAGCGCGAGGCCCTGCTGGCCTGGTTGGCGGAGTCCACGGAGCAACTGCTGGACGCATTGCGGAAGGCCGGCCCGGATCGCGGTTGCTGGACGTGGTGGGGTGCGTCCCAGTCGCCGCAGACCTGTGGCGCCGTCGCCCGGCACCAGCTCCAGCAGATCGCGGTGCACACCTACGACGCCCAGGTCACTGTGGGTGCCCCGGAGCCGCTGCCGGATGAGGTGGCACTCGACGGTGTCGAGGAGTTCCTGTCCACCTGCGTCGCAACGACGAGTGCCTGGCCGCACAAGCCCACTGCCTTCGACTTCCACGCCACCGAGAGCCACTCCTGGCGCCTCACGGTCGACGGCGACGGCGCACGCTCCACCCGTATCTCCGCGCCCGGCACGACGCCTGTCGCCGCTGCCGACGAGGGCCCGAACGCGGCTGGCGTCTCCGTTCGCGGCACGGCCAGTGAGCTGGTTCTCTTCGTGTACGACCGTATCCCGGCGGACTCCCTGCAGATCGAGGGAGACGCAGGTTTGTTCGACCTGCTCCGCGCGTGGGACCCGGAGGAGTAG
- a CDS encoding class I SAM-dependent methyltransferase, with translation MNGKPLDDELAANRALWDARARAHGTTPNDKYYDVDSFLAGRQTLYGIELELAGDVTGQDVLHLQCHFGMDTLNWARLGARVTGVDFSSTAIVRARELAERAGLTADFVEADTQNLPSDLADRFDLVIATYGVMCWIGDLDAWMHGAAMALRPGGRLVLVDLHPAFQTLASYEPLVADWPYGGGQPQREAVTGTYADPDLPMASQEVVQYPHSVGEIVTAAAGAGLIVDRLGEHTEADFNGRRILPKGPDGNYRFPFGDTYLPILYSLRAVSPQTTAG, from the coding sequence ATGAATGGAAAGCCGCTTGATGATGAGCTCGCCGCGAACCGTGCCCTCTGGGATGCCCGCGCCCGGGCACACGGCACGACCCCCAACGACAAGTACTACGACGTCGATTCGTTCCTGGCCGGCCGGCAGACGCTCTACGGAATCGAGCTGGAGCTGGCCGGTGATGTGACCGGCCAGGATGTGCTACATCTGCAGTGCCACTTCGGCATGGACACACTCAACTGGGCCCGGCTGGGCGCGAGGGTCACCGGTGTCGATTTCTCGTCGACGGCGATCGTCCGGGCACGCGAGCTTGCCGAGCGGGCTGGGCTGACCGCCGATTTCGTCGAGGCGGACACACAGAACCTGCCGTCCGACCTTGCGGACAGGTTTGACCTGGTGATCGCTACCTACGGGGTGATGTGCTGGATCGGAGACCTCGATGCGTGGATGCATGGTGCGGCAATGGCGCTGCGGCCCGGCGGCAGGCTGGTGCTGGTCGACCTGCACCCGGCGTTCCAGACACTGGCCAGCTACGAACCGCTCGTGGCCGACTGGCCCTACGGCGGCGGTCAACCCCAGCGTGAAGCCGTAACGGGCACGTATGCAGATCCGGACCTGCCGATGGCATCGCAAGAGGTGGTCCAGTACCCGCATTCGGTGGGCGAGATCGTGACGGCGGCCGCCGGCGCAGGGCTGATTGTGGACCGGCTCGGCGAGCACACCGAGGCCGACTTCAACGGACGCCGTATCCTACCCAAGGGACCCGACGGTAACTACCGGTTCCCGTTCGGCGACACATATCTCCCGATCCTCTACTCGCTGCGAGCGGTGTCACCTCAAACGACCGCAGGGTAA
- a CDS encoding SMI1/KNR4 family protein, whose protein sequence is MGDVQLAWQRLVDWLETNAPTTASSVLAPAPPAAITAAEKRMGVVFPVDLRTWLLASGADNGPVGVTEGVVPGNNRDLLGLAAMERTYHFKMEIERDDPSPDPDFPFWHEQWIPIISDDDSCYGKFLDARSGQIGSFGDGDEPSFGVHESLTALFSEMVALMAQISAGEQRAAGRVQDGRLIWD, encoded by the coding sequence ATGGGGGACGTGCAGCTGGCGTGGCAGCGACTGGTGGACTGGCTGGAGACGAATGCACCGACGACTGCATCGTCGGTTCTCGCTCCCGCTCCGCCGGCAGCGATCACTGCGGCAGAGAAGCGCATGGGCGTCGTTTTCCCGGTCGACCTTCGGACGTGGCTCCTGGCCTCCGGGGCCGACAACGGCCCTGTTGGTGTCACGGAGGGGGTCGTGCCCGGCAACAACCGCGATTTGCTGGGACTCGCGGCCATGGAGCGGACGTACCACTTCAAGATGGAGATCGAGCGCGACGACCCGTCCCCCGATCCGGACTTTCCCTTCTGGCATGAGCAGTGGATTCCGATCATCTCGGACGATGATAGTTGTTACGGCAAGTTCCTGGATGCGCGTAGCGGTCAGATCGGTTCATTCGGCGATGGAGATGAGCCATCTTTCGGAGTTCACGAGTCACTGACCGCTCTGTTCAGCGAGATGGTCGCCCTCATGGCGCAGATTTCCGCGGGGGAGCAGCGCGCTGCTGGACGTGTTCAAGACGGCAGGCTCATCTGGGACTGA
- a CDS encoding ALF repeat-containing protein, producing the protein MRPTRAALIVAATALTPALLFATPAFATGSTAMSTTVTATSETPLDEMPEEELRIAILRILADEDSGTAVVREANKALDGTAEDMRNFLETGYRLAQAEDDSVAVVRILGLAQQKGDKAVVREAGKALDDGSPEALRAFLETGYRIAQAEDDSVAVVRILGLAQQKGDKAVVREAGKALDDGSPEALRAFLETGYRLAQAEDDSVAIFRILADPTISDALRAAAEEAIEGTPEELRYFLEVGQYKVDG; encoded by the coding sequence ATGAGACCGACCCGCGCTGCCCTGATCGTCGCGGCCACCGCCCTGACGCCGGCCCTCCTCTTCGCCACCCCGGCGTTCGCCACGGGCTCGACGGCCATGTCGACGACCGTGACGGCCACGTCCGAGACGCCGTTGGACGAGATGCCGGAGGAGGAACTCCGTATCGCGATCCTGCGCATCCTGGCAGACGAGGACAGCGGTACGGCGGTCGTCCGAGAGGCCAACAAGGCCCTCGACGGCACGGCGGAGGACATGCGGAACTTCCTGGAGACCGGCTACCGCCTTGCCCAGGCCGAGGACGACAGTGTCGCTGTCGTCCGCATTCTGGGCCTGGCGCAACAGAAGGGCGACAAGGCGGTCGTGCGCGAGGCCGGCAAAGCCCTCGACGACGGCAGCCCGGAGGCCCTGCGCGCCTTCCTGGAGACCGGCTACCGCATCGCCCAGGCCGAGGACGACAGCGTCGCCGTCGTCCGCATTCTGGGCCTGGCGCAACAGAAGGGCGACAAGGCGGTCGTGCGCGAGGCCGGCAAAGCCCTCGACGACGGCAGCCCGGAGGCCCTGCGCGCCTTCCTGGAGACCGGCTACCGCCTTGCCCAGGCCGAGGACGACAGCGTCGCCATCTTCCGCATACTGGCCGACCCGACCATCAGCGACGCCCTCCGCGCGGCTGCCGAGGAGGCCATCGAAGGTACGCCAGAGGAGCTGCGGTACTTCCTGGAGGTCGGGCAGTACAAGGTGGACGGCTAG
- a CDS encoding PP2C family protein-serine/threonine phosphatase: MGGGQPFAGWRPWQSSHALLVIPIALIVVITVVDILVPADVHLGPLLVIAPAITASFAGPRLTGAIGLLAVAAQAYIGWHVGLLFSRNTVVQVVALAVLSSLIVFFCVVREGRERTLDQVRSVAEAAQHVLLWPIPDRIGPLRTACLYLAAEDEAEIGGDLYAATRTEGGTRVMIGDVRGKGLAAIGEAALLLGAFREAAHQHTSLPALADALDRSVDRYQAEFSEPEGEVGERFVTALLLEIPDGDHVTRMTTCGHPPPLLLSPGDSVTVPSLHPAPPLGLGLTRQAHTLDVFTFEVGDTLILYTDGVIEARDQAGAFYPFAERAAQWAECNPKALLQHIRHDLLAHAGGRLGDDAALIAIHRPPTHHRDRPHGKIFHTDG; this comes from the coding sequence ATGGGAGGCGGGCAGCCCTTCGCCGGCTGGCGGCCATGGCAGTCGAGCCATGCGTTGCTGGTCATCCCGATCGCCCTCATCGTGGTGATCACGGTCGTGGACATCCTGGTCCCGGCCGACGTACATCTCGGTCCGCTGCTGGTCATCGCACCGGCGATCACCGCCTCGTTCGCCGGTCCCCGGCTGACCGGCGCGATCGGACTCCTCGCCGTGGCGGCCCAGGCGTACATCGGCTGGCACGTCGGCTTGCTCTTCTCCCGCAACACGGTGGTGCAGGTCGTCGCGCTGGCGGTGCTCTCATCTTTGATCGTGTTCTTCTGCGTGGTGCGCGAGGGGCGCGAAAGGACGCTGGACCAGGTGCGGTCGGTGGCCGAGGCCGCACAGCATGTGCTGCTGTGGCCCATCCCGGACCGGATCGGTCCGTTGCGGACGGCCTGCCTGTACCTGGCAGCCGAGGACGAGGCAGAGATCGGCGGTGACCTGTACGCGGCGACCCGCACCGAAGGTGGTACCCGAGTGATGATCGGGGACGTACGGGGCAAGGGCCTGGCCGCCATCGGAGAGGCCGCACTGCTTCTCGGCGCCTTCCGTGAGGCCGCCCACCAGCACACGTCCCTGCCCGCACTGGCCGACGCCCTGGATCGGAGTGTGGACCGCTACCAGGCAGAATTCTCCGAGCCGGAGGGTGAGGTCGGAGAACGCTTCGTCACCGCCCTGCTGCTGGAGATCCCCGACGGCGACCACGTCACCCGGATGACCACCTGCGGGCACCCCCCGCCTCTGCTGCTCAGCCCCGGCGACTCCGTCACCGTCCCGAGCCTGCACCCCGCGCCTCCGCTGGGGCTCGGTCTGACGCGGCAGGCCCACACCCTTGACGTGTTCACCTTCGAGGTCGGAGACACCCTCATCCTGTACACCGACGGCGTCATCGAGGCCCGTGACCAGGCCGGTGCGTTCTATCCGTTCGCGGAAAGAGCGGCCCAGTGGGCCGAGTGCAACCCCAAGGCACTCCTGCAGCACATCCGGCATGACCTCCTCGCTCACGCCGGCGGGCGCCTCGGTGACGACGCCGCCCTCATCGCGATCCACCGGCCACCCACCCACCACCGGGACCGCCCGCACGGAAAGATCTTCCATACTGACGGGTGA
- a CDS encoding VOC family protein, producing the protein MTARPEGAPCWADAMFPDLEAAKGFYGELLGWSFGESSEEYGNYTQAYSDGKNVAALSPQMPGWEGPPAWSIYIASSDVDAAAAKIRDNGGELMMEPMAVGEFGKMLMAKDPSGVVFGVWQAGTHEGFEKQGEAGAFCWAEVTTRDVEKADGFFPAVFGYGVKTMQDEAVDFKLYDLGDDTAFGRMKMTKDWPAEVPPYVNVYFAVDNCDDAIATVTEHGGQVHFGPHDSPFGRFAAVSDPQGAAFSVIDLKTTKGEMPKIT; encoded by the coding sequence ATGACCGCAAGACCTGAAGGCGCGCCCTGTTGGGCCGACGCGATGTTCCCCGACCTGGAGGCCGCCAAGGGCTTCTACGGTGAACTGCTGGGCTGGAGCTTCGGCGAGTCGTCGGAGGAGTACGGCAACTACACGCAGGCGTACTCGGACGGCAAGAATGTCGCCGCCCTCTCCCCCCAGATGCCCGGCTGGGAAGGCCCGCCTGCCTGGAGCATCTACATCGCCTCGTCGGACGTCGACGCCGCAGCCGCCAAGATCCGCGACAACGGCGGCGAGTTGATGATGGAACCCATGGCCGTCGGCGAGTTCGGCAAGATGCTGATGGCGAAGGACCCGAGCGGCGTCGTCTTCGGCGTCTGGCAGGCGGGCACCCACGAGGGCTTCGAGAAGCAGGGCGAGGCCGGCGCGTTCTGCTGGGCCGAGGTCACCACACGCGATGTCGAGAAGGCCGACGGTTTCTTCCCCGCTGTCTTCGGTTACGGCGTGAAGACCATGCAGGACGAGGCCGTCGACTTCAAGCTCTACGACCTCGGTGACGACACCGCGTTCGGCCGGATGAAGATGACGAAGGACTGGCCGGCCGAGGTCCCTCCGTACGTCAACGTCTACTTCGCCGTCGACAACTGCGACGACGCGATCGCCACCGTCACCGAACACGGCGGCCAGGTGCACTTCGGCCCGCACGACAGCCCGTTCGGCCGCTTCGCGGCCGTCTCCGACCCGCAGGGCGCGGCCTTTTCCGTGATCGACCTCAAGACTACGAAGGGTGAGATGCCCAAGATCACCTGA
- a CDS encoding DUF397 domain-containing protein: MQARKAELYALDLSQARWVKSSKTLPYRDTCVEVAELGGGAVAVRDSNHRDLPPLRFTAEEWAAFRDGVRQGEFG, encoded by the coding sequence ATGCAAGCGAGAAAGGCTGAACTGTACGCGCTTGACCTGAGCCAAGCACGCTGGGTCAAGAGCAGCAAGACCCTCCCCTACCGGGACACCTGCGTCGAGGTGGCGGAGCTTGGTGGCGGAGCTGTTGCCGTCCGTGACTCGAACCATCGAGACCTGCCGCCTCTGCGGTTCACTGCAGAAGAATGGGCAGCCTTCAGAGATGGTGTGCGCCAGGGTGAGTTCGGTTAG
- a CDS encoding SpoIIE family protein phosphatase, with translation MEAEGFSEQGDRPQVSGQVTDRGVGGPTRPAGGRSARVSEVEGGVADAGRPGARSSQPSGLVDLLGFAALLLDGDGRIVLWSPQAEKVFGYTADEVLGQYAVQVLVHEQHWELMIKLFDHVMGTGESWAGAFPIRHKDGSARLVEFRNTRLLDDHGDFYALGLATDESTLREVERDVALSTRLISQSPMGLAILDTDLRYVSVNPALERMHGIPADDHLGRGYREIMTHTRFEVVEAAMQQVLETGIPMIDQSTVVGRAPADPEHEHAWSISLYRLEDPQGRVLGVAELVVDVTDRQQAAMEAAKARWRLALIADSSVRIGTTLEVGKTARELAEVTVPELADVVAVDVLDSVLEDCHLADRDGPAIFRALAVKAAYPTEAAEAADRPGHLASYGIGRLATECVRTGRPILITQADDNDLARIARDDHAAALLARAGVHSYIAVPLTAHGQTLGFLGLTRARNPLPFDEDDLALAGELASRTAMCIDNACSHQRVRNAAETLQRSLLPELPPRRPGLEVASRYRPAQAAFEVGGDWYDVLPLDGDKTALVVGDVMGSGIGAAATMGRLCTATGAFADLNLDPAEVLQHLDKITSGLGHPIVTCVYAVYDPHRAECHIATAGHLPPVLVRSGRHPELLDLPTGIPLGVGGVSFETTTFDLGPGDQLVLYTDGLVETRHDPIDKGLKTLLRVLDAPDRSLEETCDRLLHELRRPDDPDDVALLIARTQPFKPTG, from the coding sequence ATGGAAGCTGAAGGATTCAGCGAACAGGGGGACAGGCCGCAGGTAAGTGGTCAGGTCACGGACCGGGGCGTGGGAGGGCCCACGCGGCCGGCCGGTGGAAGGAGTGCCCGGGTGAGCGAGGTCGAAGGGGGCGTGGCTGACGCCGGTCGGCCGGGGGCGCGGTCGTCGCAGCCGAGCGGGCTGGTGGACCTCCTCGGTTTCGCCGCGCTGCTGCTGGACGGCGATGGGCGGATCGTCCTGTGGAGCCCGCAGGCCGAGAAGGTGTTCGGTTATACCGCTGATGAGGTGCTCGGGCAGTACGCGGTGCAGGTGCTCGTCCATGAACAGCACTGGGAACTGATGATCAAGCTGTTTGACCACGTCATGGGGACCGGTGAGAGCTGGGCCGGAGCGTTCCCCATCCGGCACAAGGACGGCAGCGCCCGTCTGGTGGAGTTCCGTAACACGAGGCTGCTGGACGACCACGGCGACTTCTACGCCCTCGGGCTCGCCACCGACGAGTCGACGTTGCGTGAGGTGGAGCGGGACGTCGCATTGTCCACGCGGCTGATCTCCCAGTCCCCCATGGGGCTGGCGATCCTCGACACCGACCTGCGGTACGTGTCCGTCAACCCCGCCTTGGAGCGGATGCATGGCATACCCGCGGATGACCACCTGGGCCGGGGCTACCGAGAGATCATGACCCACACGAGGTTCGAGGTGGTCGAGGCCGCGATGCAGCAGGTCCTGGAGACCGGGATCCCCATGATCGACCAGTCCACCGTCGTCGGCCGCGCCCCCGCCGACCCGGAGCACGAGCATGCCTGGTCGATTTCGTTGTACCGGCTGGAGGACCCCCAGGGGCGGGTCCTCGGGGTGGCCGAACTGGTGGTGGATGTCACCGACCGGCAACAGGCGGCCATGGAGGCTGCCAAGGCCCGGTGGCGTCTGGCCCTGATCGCCGACAGCTCCGTTCGCATCGGCACCACCTTGGAGGTGGGGAAGACCGCCCGGGAGCTGGCCGAGGTCACCGTTCCCGAGCTCGCCGACGTGGTCGCGGTCGACGTCCTGGATTCCGTCCTGGAAGACTGTCACCTGGCAGATCGCGACGGCCCCGCGATCTTTCGCGCCCTCGCGGTCAAGGCCGCATACCCGACCGAAGCCGCTGAGGCCGCCGACCGACCCGGCCACCTGGCCTCTTATGGCATCGGCCGGCTTGCCACCGAATGCGTACGCACCGGCCGCCCGATCCTGATCACCCAAGCGGATGACAACGACCTGGCGCGCATCGCCCGCGACGACCACGCCGCTGCCCTGCTGGCCCGCGCCGGCGTGCACTCCTACATCGCAGTCCCGCTCACCGCGCACGGCCAGACCCTGGGCTTCCTGGGTCTCACCCGGGCGCGCAACCCGCTGCCCTTCGACGAGGACGACCTCGCCCTCGCCGGTGAGCTGGCCTCTCGCACCGCCATGTGCATCGACAACGCCTGCTCGCACCAGAGGGTGCGCAACGCCGCCGAGACCTTGCAGCGCAGCCTCCTCCCGGAACTCCCGCCCCGACGTCCCGGCCTGGAGGTCGCCTCCCGGTACCGGCCCGCACAGGCCGCATTCGAGGTCGGCGGCGACTGGTACGACGTCCTGCCGCTCGATGGCGACAAGACCGCACTCGTTGTGGGCGACGTCATGGGCAGCGGCATCGGCGCTGCCGCCACCATGGGCCGCCTGTGTACCGCCACCGGTGCCTTCGCCGACCTCAACCTCGACCCCGCCGAGGTTCTCCAGCACCTGGACAAGATCACCTCGGGACTGGGGCATCCCATAGTCACCTGCGTGTACGCCGTCTACGACCCACACCGCGCCGAATGCCACATCGCCACCGCCGGTCACCTGCCCCCCGTCCTCGTGCGCAGCGGCAGGCATCCGGAACTGCTCGACCTGCCCACCGGCATCCCGTTGGGAGTGGGTGGCGTCTCCTTCGAGACCACCACCTTCGACCTCGGCCCCGGCGACCAGCTGGTCCTGTACACCGACGGACTGGTCGAAACCCGCCACGACCCCATCGACAAGGGCCTCAAGACTCTCCTCCGCGTGCTGGACGCGCCCGACCGTTCCCTGGAGGAAACCTGTGACCGGCTCCTTCATGAGCTGCGACGTCCTGACGACCCTGATGACGTCGCCCTGCTCATCGCCCGGACTCAGCCCTTCAAGCCCACAGGGTGA
- a CDS encoding phosphocholine-specific phospholipase C: MPSPASRRDFLRRSATTLGAAAAASVLPGSISRALAVDAAVRTGTIKDVEHVVILMQENRGFNHYFGTMRGVRGFGDRFPIPLESGKPVWYQSDGAREVPPYHLDPERSSALLIPSTPHSFADAQAAWNQGKLGHWPKYKTEYSMGYYRRDDIPFQFALAEAFTICDSYHCSITTGTDPNRITFWSGSNFNPELGRQGVNSGPDQSEPNNLRCWITGKWVPDAWPQTYKYASNAFTWDTIPDVLERSGISWHIYQDMNDNWTGAMNGCLAFESFRNAQPGTPVYEHGMTGGPDFLDRLRQDVLEGTLPQVSWVLTTASNSEHPGAGSSPTHGGNFTADVLDALTANPELWSKTVFLLTFDENDGLFDHVPAPAVPSYNLDGTLAGKSTVPVDGEYFDASGKPSSWLKADDTVTGTTRPWGMGPRVPLYVVSPWSRGGWVDSEVFDHTSVGMFLEQRFGVQIDAISPWHRAVSGDLTSAFDFKHPNKQRFPELPDQSEWAASDAHQRTLPSPKAPTAPEPLFQERGTRYSRALPYELHTDASTDQGAGTVTLQFLNSGHKGAVFHVYDRLHLDRIPRRYTVEAGKRLTDVWDAMATDSGAYDLEVHGPGGFFRSFAGNTASKADPELRVRYDRHGKSVVLSVHNPGPKAVTLHVEPHAYRFTEPRTIHVPSRKEVDRRWSLNPSGHWYDFTVTVDGSSLERRFAGRVETGGDGISDPAMAAHIQQAESPVAAG; this comes from the coding sequence ATGCCCTCACCAGCCAGTAGACGCGACTTTCTCCGCCGGTCGGCCACGACTCTGGGGGCAGCCGCCGCCGCGTCCGTGCTCCCCGGATCCATCAGCCGGGCCCTCGCCGTCGACGCGGCCGTCCGCACGGGAACGATCAAGGACGTCGAGCACGTCGTGATCCTGATGCAGGAGAACCGCGGCTTCAACCACTACTTCGGCACGATGCGCGGCGTGCGCGGCTTCGGTGACCGGTTCCCGATTCCGCTCGAGAGCGGCAAGCCGGTCTGGTACCAGTCCGATGGCGCGCGGGAGGTCCCGCCGTACCACCTCGACCCCGAGCGCTCCAGCGCCCTGCTCATCCCCTCGACACCGCACTCCTTCGCCGACGCGCAGGCCGCGTGGAACCAGGGCAAGCTCGGCCACTGGCCGAAGTACAAGACCGAGTACTCCATGGGGTACTACCGGCGCGACGACATCCCCTTCCAGTTCGCCCTCGCCGAGGCGTTCACCATCTGCGACTCCTACCACTGCTCCATCACCACCGGTACCGACCCCAACCGCATCACGTTCTGGTCGGGTTCCAACTTCAACCCCGAACTCGGCCGCCAGGGCGTCAACTCGGGCCCCGACCAGTCCGAGCCCAACAACCTCCGGTGCTGGATCACCGGCAAGTGGGTACCGGACGCGTGGCCGCAGACCTACAAGTACGCGAGCAACGCGTTCACCTGGGACACCATCCCGGATGTACTGGAGCGCTCCGGCATCAGCTGGCACATCTACCAGGACATGAACGACAACTGGACCGGCGCGATGAACGGCTGCCTGGCGTTCGAGAGCTTCCGCAACGCCCAGCCGGGCACGCCGGTGTACGAGCACGGCATGACCGGTGGCCCCGACTTCCTGGACCGGCTCCGCCAGGACGTGCTCGAGGGCACCTTGCCGCAGGTCTCCTGGGTGCTGACGACCGCATCCAACTCCGAGCACCCCGGCGCGGGTTCCAGCCCGACGCACGGCGGCAACTTCACCGCCGACGTGCTGGACGCGCTGACCGCCAACCCGGAGCTGTGGAGCAAGACCGTCTTTCTGCTCACCTTCGACGAGAACGACGGCCTCTTCGACCACGTCCCCGCTCCGGCCGTCCCGTCGTACAACCTCGACGGCACCCTCGCCGGCAAGTCGACGGTCCCGGTGGACGGCGAGTACTTCGACGCGTCCGGCAAGCCGTCGTCGTGGCTCAAGGCCGACGACACGGTCACGGGGACGACCCGCCCGTGGGGCATGGGCCCGCGCGTGCCGCTCTACGTCGTCTCCCCGTGGAGCCGGGGCGGCTGGGTCGACTCCGAGGTGTTCGACCACACCTCCGTCGGCATGTTCCTCGAACAGCGCTTCGGCGTCCAGATCGACGCGATCAGCCCGTGGCACCGCGCCGTCTCCGGTGACCTCACCTCGGCGTTCGACTTCAAGCACCCCAACAAGCAGCGGTTCCCGGAACTCCCCGACCAGAGCGAGTGGGCCGCCTCCGACGCCCACCAGCGCACCCTGCCGTCGCCGAAGGCGCCGACGGCACCGGAGCCGCTGTTCCAGGAGCGCGGGACGCGCTACTCCCGCGCGCTGCCGTACGAACTCCACACCGACGCCTCCACCGACCAGGGCGCGGGCACGGTCACCCTGCAGTTCCTCAACTCAGGTCACAAGGGCGCCGTCTTCCACGTGTACGACAGGCTTCATCTCGACCGGATCCCGCGGCGTTACACCGTCGAGGCCGGGAAGCGGCTCACCGACGTGTGGGACGCCATGGCGACGGACTCGGGCGCGTACGACCTCGAGGTCCACGGTCCTGGCGGCTTCTTCCGTTCCTTCGCCGGGAATACGGCCTCCAAGGCCGACCCGGAGCTCCGGGTTCGGTACGACCGTCATGGCAAGTCAGTCGTTCTCAGCGTGCACAATCCCGGACCCAAGGCGGTCACGCTGCACGTCGAGCCCCACGCCTACCGCTTCACCGAGCCCCGGACGATCCATGTGCCGTCGCGCAAGGAAGTCGATCGGCGCTGGTCGCTGAACCCGAGCGGTCACTGGTACGACTTCACCGTCACCGTGGACGGCTCATCGCTCGAGCGTCGCTTCGCCGGCCGCGTCGAAACCGGCGGGGACGGCATCAGCGACCCGGCCATGGCGGCCCACATCCAGCAGGCGGAGAGTCCCGTAGCCGCCGGCTGA